TACTCACAGATATCCGGACAGGGTTTTATTTCTTATAACAGATCAATGTTCAATGTACTGCAGACATTGTACAAGAAGAAGATTTGCAGGGCAATGCGACGATGAGGTTTCAATGGAAAATGTCGATAAGTGCATCGACTATGTAAGAAATCATCCCGAGGTAAGAGACGTACTGCTGTCAGGGGGAGACTGTCTGCTGGTTTCAGATGAAAAATTAGAATATATCATAAAGAAATTAAGAGAGATACCTCATGTTGAAATAGTTCGTCTCGGCTCAAGAACACCTGTTGTATTGCCGCAGAGAATAACAGACGATCTGGTTAACATGCTTAAAAAATACCACCCAATTTGGCTGAATACTCATTTCAACCATCCGAACGAATTTACTCCGGAATCAATGGAGGCATTGAGAAAATTGGCGGATGCAGGTATACCTCTTGGAAATCAGTCAGTTCTTTTAAGAGGAGTTAACGACTGTCCGCATATTATGAGAGACCTTGTTCATAAGCTTGTTATGAACAGAGTAAGACCTTACTACATTTATCAGTGCGATCTTTCATTGGGCATTGAACATTTCAGAACACCTGTTGCAAAAGGAATTGAAATTATTGAAAGTTTGAGAGGACATACTTCAGGATACGCCGTTCCTACATTTGTTGTTGATGCACCGGGAGGCGGCGGAAAGATTCCTGTAATGCCTAACTATGTTCTTTCGCAGTCTGCTGACAGGATCATTCTGAGGAATTATGAGGGAGTTATTACAACATATACAGAACCGCATCTTCCGGATATGGAATGTACATGTGATGTATGTCAAGGCAAAAAAGAGGATACATTAACAGGAGTAGCCGGACTGCTGCAGGGAAGCGACTTGGCATTGGAGCCTACTAAACTGGCAAGAAGAGACAGAGTACACAAATAACAATAAAGAATAAACCGGTCGTTCTGATAGCAAATAATAACTGCAATCAGAATGACCGAAACGTAATTTGCTAATTATAGATATTAAGAGGGCAGCTATGGGATTAATTGAAAGTATTAAGAAAAATAAATACAAAACAGTATCCATAGTCGGTCTTGCGAAAAACGCGGGAAAGACTGTGGCTCTCAATTATCTCATAGGTGAGGCAGAAAATTTAAGATTGAATATAGGAATTACCTCTGCGGGCAGGGACGGAGAAAATTTAGATTTGGTTACACAGACACAAAAACCGTCCATATTTGTAACAGAGGGCATGTATGTTGCTACGGCAAAAAAAACATTTATGCTTTCGGATGCAAAGGCAGAAATTCTGGAAACCACAGGAATTTCTACACCTATGGGAGAGGTTATAATCGTCAGGATAAGGCAGAGCGGCAATATGCAGATTGCCGGGCCTGTAAGCGTGACGGACATGAAGTACGTGTCGGGACGTCTGAAGCACTACGGGGCAAAAGTTGTTTTTATCGATGGAGCAATCGACAGAAAGGCAGCTTCCTCGCCTGTGATATCGGATGCATGCATCATTGCCACTGGAGCGGTGCTTAGCAGGGACATAAAAAAGGTCGCCGAAAAAACAGCTCATGCGGTAGAGTGCATGCTTCTGAAGCAGACGGACGATGGTATCAGGAAAATTATATTCAGGAAAAAATCAACATGCATAATTCAAAACACCGGCGATGTAATTGTGCCCGACATTAAAACCAGCATAACCGGAGGCAAGAAAATAAACGATCTGGTGGATGAAAAAACGACACATGTCTTTATAAAGGGAGCGGTAACCACTTCATTGTTAAGAGACATAGGCGAAAATAAATATTTAAGAGGTATTAAAATAGTAATTGAAGACGGAACAAAGGTGTTTACAGACATAAATGTGTGGAACGAGCTGAAAAGAAAAGGATTGAAGGCTGAAACTCTTAATACAATAAATGTTATTGCGGTTACCCTGAATCCTGTATCTCCGGTAGGATACTTTTTTGACAGTGTGATATTTAAGTCGGAAATGGAAAAATATCTGCCGGAAGTTAAAATAATTGATGTGGTAGCGGGCGGTGATTTAGAGTGACCAGTTTTATGACAGAAAACACAATTAAAAATATAGATATGAACTATATCTTTAATGAGGTTAGGCCTATAACCGAATATGGTATCAAAAAAAAGCGGGAAGCAAAGCCTTTTAGGAAAGGTCAAGAGGCAGACCTTAAAAAAGAGTTCAATAAAATCAGGGCATTTATTGAAAGCCCTAGAAGGCGTGATATCATTGATGTGCTCAAACATATAAAAAACATATATGAAACATTGGAGCGAACGAAGCATAATCAGGTATTAGATGAAGTTGAATTGTTTGAAATAAAAAATTTCCAAATTCAAACGGAAAAAATGGAGAAATATTTAAAAACATTATCCATTGACGATTTAAAATTAACGCCCATACCGCAGCTTTACAAGCTTTTAGATCCTGCCAATGAAAGAATGAACACATTTTATATTTATGATGATTATTCTGAAAAACTAAAATCTATAAGAGATGAAAAAAAGGCTGCTGAAAAAAATATTGGAGTGCTTAAAAAAGCAATAAAGGAAGAAGTAGAAAAAAAATACGGCATAAAGCTAAACCTCAAGGATGAAATAACCATAAGCAAATCGGAACAGGAAAAGGCAGAAGAGTTTTCAAATGATGCTAATTTAAGAATATGCGGAGAAAATTACTTAAATATTATTTTTAAAATTAAAAACAATTCAGAAATAGACGAGCTTGAGAAGAGGATGGAAATTTTGAAGAATGAAGAAGATGATGAAGAGTTCAAAGTTCGTCAAAAAATTTCCAAGGAAATAAAAGGATATTATGACTTAATAATGAGCAACATTAATATCATAGGAGAAACGGACTATCTCATAGCAAGAGCAAATTTTGCTCAGAAAACAAGGTCTGTTGAACCTGAAATTGTTCATGAGCTTGAAATAACAATTAAATCTGGCAGAAACCTGAAACTTGAAAAATCATTGAAGGAAAAGCGTAAGGAGTATATGCCCATAGATGTGAGTTTAAGGAAAAATGTCGCCTGTATAACCGGCGCAAACATGGGAGGAAAGACTGTAAGTCTTAGGATGATAGGACAGATTGCTGCATTAGCCGGGTATGGAATGTTTGTACCTTGCGAGTATGCCAAACTTTGTCTTTTTGACCATATATTCATATCTGTAGGTGATGATCAGTCCATTGAAAAAGGCTTGAGTACATTTGGTGCGGAAATTGTTAATTTAAAGGAAGCGCTGGAATACTCGGCGGAAAGGTGCCTGATTCTCATAGATGAGCTGGCCGGAGGCACAAATCCCAAAGAAGGATATGCTATTACAAAGGCTGTTGTTAAGTATCTGAAAAGTAAAAGCTGCATAACAGTGTTGACAACCCATTACGACAATGTGGCTAATGATGAAGATGTGCAGAATCTCCAGGTTGCGGGATTAACTCTTCCTGACAGCGATGATTTGTTCAAAATAAACAATATAGAGCAGATTTCAAAATATATGGATTACAGACTAATTGAGGTCAAATATAAAAATGATATACCTAAGGATGCCATTAAGATAGCTAGAATGGCAGGCATACCTGAAGAAGTGATAAATGATGCAGAAAATTATTTATAGTGATACTGTCATACTGAATTACAGATGAGTATCTCGTGTTGTTTCAGCAGGAGATTATCAATCTACTGTCAGAATGACGGAGGTAAAGGAGGATTTATGGATAGCAAGTTAAACTTAAGCCCTGAGCTCATTGACAGCGCGCGTTCAGCTGCCGCAAGCATAGCAGAAGAGACGCAGCAGTTTATAGACAAAAACACTACTGTTACTGTTGAAAGAACTGTGGCAAGGCTAATGGGCGTTGACGGAGTGGACGAAATTGACAAACCGCTTCCCAACGTGCTGATTGACAGCATTAAAGAGGGTGGTGGATTATCCAGAGGAGCAGCATTTTGGATAGGTAATGCAATGGTGCATACCGGCAAGACTCCTCAGGAGATAGCTGAAGCGGTAAGTGCGGGAGAAATAGAAATTACAAAGCTTCCCATTGCCGATGAAAATAAAATTATGGATGCAGTCTATGAAACCGCAAAGAAAATGGTTGAAAGAGTGAGACTCACCAGAGCAAAAAGAGAAGAATATTTAAATACAATCGGCGAAGGTAAAAAGCCATATTTATATGTAATTGTTGCTACGGGAAATATTTATGAAGATGTTATCCAGGCACAGGCTGCTGCCAGACAAGGCGCTGACGTTATAGCTGTTATAAGAACCACGGCACAAAGTCTTTTGGACTATGTTCCATACGGACCAACAACAGAAGGATTCGGAGGAACTTTTGCAACTCAGGAAAACTTCAGATTAATGAGAAAAGCTCTGGATGAGGTGGGCGAAGAGGTAGGAAGATACATACGTGTCTGCAACTACTGTTCGGGACTATGCATGCCTGAGATAGCCGCAATGGGTGCAATGGAACGGCTTGACGTAATGCTTAATGATGCTCTTTACGGCATACTGTTCAGAGATATAAACATGCAGAGAACATTGGTGGATCAGTATTTTTCAAGAATAATAAATGGTTTTGCAGGAATAATTATCAACACTGGAGAGGACAATTACCTGACTACGTCAGATGCTGTAGAAGAGGCTCATACGGTGCTGGCATCTCAGTTTATAAATGAGCAATTTGCTCTTAAAGCAGGGCTGCCTGAGGAACAAATGGGACTTGGCCATGCATTTGAAATGAATCCTGCTTTAGAAAATGGATTTTTGTTTGAACTTGCTCAGGCACAGATGGCTAGAGAAATATTCCCTGATGCCCCTCTTAAATACATGCCTCCTACAAAGTTCATGACAGGTAACATATTCCGCGGACATTTGCAGGATGCTTTATTCAACCTGATATCCATATGGACCCATCAGGGAATTCAGCTTTTGGGTATGCCTACGGAAGCAATTCATACACCGCATCTTCAGGATAGAATGCTGTCCATTGAAAATGCGCAATATATATTCAACAATGCCAGGAGTATAGGTGATGAAATAGAATATAAAAAAGACGGTATAATTCAGAAAAGAGCACAGGAAGTTCTTGAAAAAGCTGAAAGCCTTCTGAAGGATATTGAAAAAGAGGGAATATTCAGCACTATTGAACAGGGAAAATTTGGAGGAGTTAAAAGAGCATTTACAGGCGGAAAAGGTCTGGAAGGTGTTATTGAAAAACATGAAAAATACTTTAACCCGTTCATAGATTTGATGTTAGGGGGTGCAAAGTAATGGAAGGTATTCAGAAGGTTGATCTTACAAAGGTTAAGCCATATGGAGATACTTTAAACGACGGAATGGTACAGATGAGTTTTACACTGCCGATACCTTACGGAGATGAAGCAAGTGAGGCTGCAAGGCAGCTGGTTTCAAAAATGGGCTTTGATGAGCCTGCAGTTGTTTATTCAAAGGATCTTGGCATAGGCTATACTTACTTCATAATGTACGGAAAGTGCACACATACTGTTGATTATACATCCATTGAGGTTCCAAAAGTTGATATGGAATTTATGGACAGATATGAGATTCAGGACTACATCAAAGAAAACATAAAGAGAGATGTG
Above is a window of Sedimentibacter sp. MB35-C1 DNA encoding:
- the ablA gene encoding lysine 2,3-aminomutase — protein: MGYYNEIELWKDVKPEEWDDWKWQVENRIDSVDKLKKIINITEQEAEDISKVLEKFRMGITPYYAAHMDKDDPRDPIRMQAVPTIVETHVSSADMLDPLHEDTDSPAPGLTHRYPDRVLFLITDQCSMYCRHCTRRRFAGQCDDEVSMENVDKCIDYVRNHPEVRDVLLSGGDCLLVSDEKLEYIIKKLREIPHVEIVRLGSRTPVVLPQRITDDLVNMLKKYHPIWLNTHFNHPNEFTPESMEALRKLADAGIPLGNQSVLLRGVNDCPHIMRDLVHKLVMNRVRPYYIYQCDLSLGIEHFRTPVAKGIEIIESLRGHTSGYAVPTFVVDAPGGGGKIPVMPNYVLSQSADRIILRNYEGVITTYTEPHLPDMECTCDVCQGKKEDTLTGVAGLLQGSDLALEPTKLARRDRVHK
- a CDS encoding DNA mismatch repair protein MutS — translated: MTENTIKNIDMNYIFNEVRPITEYGIKKKREAKPFRKGQEADLKKEFNKIRAFIESPRRRDIIDVLKHIKNIYETLERTKHNQVLDEVELFEIKNFQIQTEKMEKYLKTLSIDDLKLTPIPQLYKLLDPANERMNTFYIYDDYSEKLKSIRDEKKAAEKNIGVLKKAIKEEVEKKYGIKLNLKDEITISKSEQEKAEEFSNDANLRICGENYLNIIFKIKNNSEIDELEKRMEILKNEEDDEEFKVRQKISKEIKGYYDLIMSNINIIGETDYLIARANFAQKTRSVEPEIVHELEITIKSGRNLKLEKSLKEKRKEYMPIDVSLRKNVACITGANMGGKTVSLRMIGQIAALAGYGMFVPCEYAKLCLFDHIFISVGDDQSIEKGLSTFGAEIVNLKEALEYSAERCLILIDELAGGTNPKEGYAITKAVVKYLKSKSCITVLTTHYDNVANDEDVQNLQVAGLTLPDSDDLFKINNIEQISKYMDYRLIEVKYKNDIPKDAIKIARMAGIPEEVINDAENYL
- a CDS encoding lysine 5,6-aminomutase subunit alpha, translated to MDSKLNLSPELIDSARSAAASIAEETQQFIDKNTTVTVERTVARLMGVDGVDEIDKPLPNVLIDSIKEGGGLSRGAAFWIGNAMVHTGKTPQEIAEAVSAGEIEITKLPIADENKIMDAVYETAKKMVERVRLTRAKREEYLNTIGEGKKPYLYVIVATGNIYEDVIQAQAAARQGADVIAVIRTTAQSLLDYVPYGPTTEGFGGTFATQENFRLMRKALDEVGEEVGRYIRVCNYCSGLCMPEIAAMGAMERLDVMLNDALYGILFRDINMQRTLVDQYFSRIINGFAGIIINTGEDNYLTTSDAVEEAHTVLASQFINEQFALKAGLPEEQMGLGHAFEMNPALENGFLFELAQAQMAREIFPDAPLKYMPPTKFMTGNIFRGHLQDALFNLISIWTHQGIQLLGMPTEAIHTPHLQDRMLSIENAQYIFNNARSIGDEIEYKKDGIIQKRAQEVLEKAESLLKDIEKEGIFSTIEQGKFGGVKRAFTGGKGLEGVIEKHEKYFNPFIDLMLGGAK